A region from the Ichthyobacterium seriolicida genome encodes:
- the rpsN gene encoding 30S ribosomal protein S14, which translates to MAKESMKAREVKRAKLVLKYAEKRRMLKEAGDYVGLQKLPKNSCPTRVHNRCKITGRPRGYMRQFGISRVTFREMASFGLIPGVKKASW; encoded by the coding sequence ATGGCTAAAGAATCTATGAAAGCTCGTGAGGTTAAAAGAGCTAAGTTAGTCCTCAAATATGCTGAGAAGAGAAGAATGTTGAAAGAGGCTGGTGATTATGTTGGATTGCAGAAATTGCCTAAGAATTCTTGTCCTACAAGGGTTCACAATAGATGTAAAATAACTGGTAGACCTAGGGGTTATATGCGTCAGTTTGGTATTTCTCGTGTAACATTTAGAGAAATGGCTAGTTTTGGACTTATTCCTGGTGTAAAGAAAGCTAGCTGGTAG
- the rpsS gene encoding 30S ribosomal protein S19, with amino-acid sequence MARSLKKGPFINFKLEKKVLAAAGASEGKNVIKTWSRASMISPDFVGHTIAVHNGKQFIPVYVTENMVGHKLGEFSPTRNFRGHGGKKKK; translated from the coding sequence ATGGCTCGTTCTTTAAAAAAAGGTCCCTTTATAAATTTCAAGTTAGAAAAAAAGGTTTTAGCTGCTGCTGGAGCTTCCGAGGGTAAAAATGTAATTAAGACTTGGTCTAGGGCATCTATGATATCTCCTGATTTTGTAGGGCATACTATTGCGGTTCACAATGGAAAGCAGTTTATACCTGTTTACGTTACGGAAAATATGGTAGGTCATAAGCTTGGAGAGTTTTCCCCTACTAGGAATTTTAGAGGTCATGGCGGTAAGAAGAAAAAATAA
- the rplN gene encoding 50S ribosomal protein L14 codes for MLQQESRLKVADNTGAKEVLVIRVLGGTKRRYASIGDKIVITVKASSPNGSIKKGDVATAVVVRTKKEIRRKDGSYIRFDDNACVLLNASGEMMGTRVFGPVARELRDKKFMKVISLAPEVL; via the coding sequence ATGTTGCAACAAGAATCTAGATTAAAAGTAGCTGATAATACAGGAGCTAAAGAGGTTTTGGTAATTCGTGTCTTGGGAGGGACTAAGAGAAGGTATGCTTCCATAGGCGACAAGATAGTTATAACTGTTAAGGCATCTTCCCCTAATGGGAGTATTAAAAAAGGTGATGTAGCTACGGCTGTTGTAGTTAGAACTAAAAAGGAGATTAGAAGAAAGGATGGTTCTTACATAAGGTTTGACGATAATGCTTGTGTTTTGTTAAATGCTAGTGGAGAGATGATGGGGACTCGTGTTTTTGGACCTGTTGCTAGAGAGCTAAGGGATAAGAAATTTATGAAAGTTATATCATTAGCACCTGAAGTATTATAA
- the rplE gene encoding 50S ribosomal protein L5, which translates to MKYTPRLKEKYKSEVITSLVERFSYKNVMQVPKLQKIVISQGLGLAISNKKILESALDELALISGQKAVAVASKKDVSSFKLRKGMNIGAKVTLRRDKMYEFLDRLLSVALPRVRDFRGLNYNSFDGRGNYNFGIIEQIIFPEINIDKVTRISGMDITFVTSANTDEEGYELLKAIGFPFKKKING; encoded by the coding sequence ATGAAATATACACCTAGGTTAAAAGAGAAATATAAAAGCGAGGTAATAACTTCGTTAGTTGAGCGATTTAGCTATAAAAATGTTATGCAAGTGCCTAAATTGCAGAAGATTGTTATAAGTCAGGGTTTGGGTTTAGCTATTTCAAATAAAAAGATTTTGGAATCTGCTTTAGATGAGTTGGCTTTGATATCTGGACAAAAGGCAGTTGCTGTGGCTTCTAAGAAAGATGTGTCTTCATTCAAGCTTCGTAAGGGTATGAATATAGGGGCGAAGGTCACTTTGCGCAGGGATAAAATGTATGAGTTTTTAGACAGATTATTATCTGTAGCTCTTCCTAGAGTCAGGGATTTTAGAGGTCTGAATTACAACAGTTTTGATGGCAGGGGTAATTATAACTTTGGAATTATAGAACAGATTATTTTTCCTGAAATAAATATTGATAAAGTTACTAGAATTAGCGGTATGGATATTACCTTTGTAACTTCGGCTAATACTGATGAGGAAGGGTATGAATTGTTGAAAGCTATTGGCTTTCCTTTTAAAAAGAAGATAAATGGCTAA
- the rplF gene encoding 50S ribosomal protein L6: MSRIGKSPIKIPKDVTVELEGNIVTVKGKLGELTQEIKEVTLRREEDILHVELSSNKKEHKAFHGLYRALINNMVEGVSNGFVKQLELVGVGYRASSEGQVLDLTLGFSHSISLEIVPNVQVETITEKGKNPIVKLTSYDKQLLGLVANKIKSLKKVEPYKGKGIRYLGEKIRTKQGKTA, from the coding sequence ATGTCAAGAATAGGAAAGAGCCCCATTAAGATCCCAAAAGATGTCACTGTTGAACTTGAAGGGAATATCGTGACAGTCAAGGGGAAGTTAGGTGAACTTACCCAAGAGATAAAGGAAGTGACTTTGAGGAGGGAGGAAGATATTCTACATGTAGAGTTGTCTTCTAATAAGAAGGAGCACAAAGCTTTTCACGGTTTGTATCGTGCGCTTATAAATAATATGGTCGAGGGGGTTTCAAATGGATTTGTTAAACAACTAGAGTTAGTTGGAGTAGGGTATAGAGCTTCTAGTGAAGGTCAGGTATTGGATTTAACATTAGGTTTTTCTCATTCTATATCATTGGAAATTGTGCCTAATGTACAAGTTGAAACTATTACTGAGAAAGGTAAAAATCCTATAGTAAAGCTTACATCTTATGATAAACAGTTATTAGGATTAGTAGCGAATAAAATAAAGAGTTTGAAGAAAGTTGAGCCTTACAAAGGCAAGGGAATAAGATATTTGGGTGAGAAAATTAGAACAAAACAAGGTAAAACAGCTTAG
- the rplW gene encoding 50S ribosomal protein L23 produces MNRIIQRAVVTEKANSLSERENKYTFLVDPNANKIQVKLSVENFYNVPVKKVRLMNCSTKAKVKNTKSGVIRSKSKVFKKAIVEVSEGKSIDFYSSI; encoded by the coding sequence ATGAACAGGATTATACAAAGAGCTGTCGTTACTGAAAAGGCAAATTCTCTTTCTGAAAGGGAAAATAAGTATACTTTTTTAGTTGATCCTAATGCTAATAAGATTCAGGTAAAATTATCTGTGGAAAATTTTTACAATGTTCCTGTTAAAAAGGTTAGGTTGATGAACTGTTCAACCAAAGCTAAGGTAAAGAATACCAAGTCTGGAGTAATAAGAAGTAAGTCCAAAGTTTTTAAAAAAGCTATAGTTGAGGTTTCCGAAGGAAAAAGTATAGATTTTTATAGTAGTATATAG
- the rplX gene encoding 50S ribosomal protein L24 encodes MKKIKIKKGDTVEVISGSSKGKRGVVKSVLYGKDRVVVDNVNLVSKHLKPTSNNPQGKIDKLESPIHISNVSLLDPKSDKPTRVGYRFDGENKIRYSKKSGEAI; translated from the coding sequence ATGAAAAAAATAAAGATAAAGAAAGGAGATACTGTAGAGGTTATTTCTGGATCCTCAAAAGGGAAAAGGGGGGTGGTAAAATCTGTTTTGTACGGTAAGGATAGGGTTGTGGTTGATAATGTGAATTTAGTTTCTAAACATTTGAAACCTACTTCAAATAACCCTCAGGGTAAGATAGATAAATTAGAGTCTCCTATTCATATTTCTAACGTATCTTTGCTCGACCCTAAAAGCGACAAACCAACTAGAGTTGGGTATAGGTTTGATGGAGAAAATAAGATTAGATATTCTAAAAAATCAGGAGAAGCAATATAA
- the rplP gene encoding 50S ribosomal protein L16, giving the protein MLQPKRTKFRKMQKGRMKGNAARGCSLSNGLFGMKSLESCWITSRQIEAARIAATRYMKREGQLWINIFPDKPVTKKPAEVRMGKGKGSPEYFVSVVKSGRIMFEVSGVPLAVAKEALRLAAQKMPVVTKFVVARDFVG; this is encoded by the coding sequence ATGTTACAGCCTAAGAGAACGAAATTTCGTAAGATGCAAAAAGGCAGGATGAAGGGTAATGCCGCAAGGGGGTGTTCTCTTTCCAATGGGCTTTTCGGAATGAAAAGTTTGGAATCTTGCTGGATAACTTCCAGGCAGATAGAGGCTGCTCGTATAGCTGCTACGCGTTATATGAAGAGGGAGGGGCAGTTATGGATAAATATTTTTCCAGATAAGCCAGTTACCAAAAAACCAGCTGAGGTTAGGATGGGTAAGGGAAAAGGTTCTCCAGAGTATTTTGTGTCTGTAGTTAAATCTGGCAGAATAATGTTTGAAGTTAGTGGAGTTCCTTTAGCTGTAGCTAAGGAGGCTTTGAGATTAGCTGCTCAAAAGATGCCTGTTGTGACTAAGTTTGTTGTAGCGAGGGATTTTGTAGGATAA
- the rplC gene encoding 50S ribosomal protein L3 — translation MSGLIGKKIGMTSLYDDRDNSVPCTVIECGPCVVTQIKTEEKDGYSSVQLGFDDKKDKNTTNALKGHFAKANVSPKRKLVEFPSDEYSDIKLGSVLKADYFTEGIFVDVTGISKGKGFQGVVKRHGFAGVGDATHGQHNRMRAPGSIGGASYPARVFKGMRMAGRMGGNKVKVQNLLVLKVDAEKNILVVKGAIPGANNSYVIIEK, via the coding sequence ATGTCTGGATTAATAGGTAAAAAAATAGGAATGACTAGTCTTTATGATGATAGAGATAACAGTGTTCCTTGTACTGTAATAGAGTGTGGTCCCTGTGTAGTTACGCAGATTAAGACTGAAGAAAAAGATGGTTATTCGTCTGTTCAATTAGGTTTTGATGATAAAAAAGATAAGAATACTACAAATGCTTTAAAGGGTCATTTTGCTAAGGCGAATGTGAGTCCAAAGAGAAAGTTAGTAGAATTTCCTAGTGATGAATATTCAGATATTAAGTTAGGATCTGTTCTAAAAGCTGATTATTTCACCGAAGGTATTTTTGTCGACGTGACGGGTATTTCCAAGGGAAAAGGTTTTCAAGGTGTTGTAAAACGTCATGGTTTTGCTGGTGTTGGAGATGCTACTCATGGTCAGCACAATCGTATGAGGGCTCCTGGTTCTATAGGAGGGGCGTCATATCCTGCTAGGGTATTTAAAGGCATGAGAATGGCTGGAAGAATGGGAGGAAATAAGGTGAAGGTTCAAAATTTGCTGGTATTAAAGGTAGATGCAGAGAAAAATATTTTAGTTGTAAAAGGGGCTATTCCTGGGGCTAATAACTCATATGTAATTATAGAAAAATAG
- the rpsQ gene encoding 30S ribosomal protein S17, protein MLERNLRKERIGVVSSQKMDKSIVVSEVKRIKHSMYGKFVLKTKKYTAHDEDNSCREGDKVRIMETRPLSKRKRWRLVEIIERAK, encoded by the coding sequence ATGTTAGAAAGAAATTTGAGAAAAGAGAGGATAGGAGTAGTTAGTAGTCAGAAAATGGATAAGTCTATAGTTGTATCTGAGGTTAAGAGAATTAAACATAGTATGTATGGTAAATTCGTATTGAAGACTAAAAAATACACGGCTCATGATGAAGATAATTCATGTAGAGAGGGGGATAAGGTTCGTATAATGGAGACTCGTCCTTTGAGTAAAAGGAAGAGATGGAGGTTGGTTGAAATAATTGAAAGAGCAAAGTAA
- the fusA gene encoding elongation factor G, whose amino-acid sequence MSKRDLLYTRNIGIMAHVDAGKTTTTERILYYTGISHKIGEVHDGAATMDWMAQEQERGITITSAATTVHWEYPTDNGKKTAETKNYKINIIDTPGHVDFTVEVERSLRVLDGAIALFCASSGVEPQSETVWRQADKYGVPRIAFVNKMDRTGADFLKVVSEIKERLGGVPIPLQLPIGSETEFKGVVDLVNNRAIVWNEEDLGKTYKVIDIPEDMKEDVYTWRSKLVESVAESDEALMEKFFEDPDSITEQEMLSAIRKSTLSMSITPVMCGSSFKNKGVQTLLDAVMAFLPSPMDVDSIEGINPNNEQKEIRKSNDSEPFSALAFKIATDPFVGRLCFFRVYSGSLNSGSYILNTRTGKKERISRIFQMHSNKQNALDVISAGDIGAGVGFKDIRTGDTLCAENSPIVLESMSFPEPVIGIAVEAKTQADVEKMAIALGKLAEEDPTFQVKTDEASGQTIISGMGELHLDVLVDRLKREFKVEINQGAPRVEYKEAIKGQVEHREVYKKQTGGRGKFADIVFEMSPLDEGEKGLQFVNAIKGGNIPKEYIPSVEKGFKESMKNGPLAGYELEGMKITLKDGSFHPVDSDQLSFELAAKLGYRSAAKNAKPVILEPIMNLEVVTPEENMGDVVGDLNKRRGSIKGMDSKGNSQIIRAYVPLSEMFGYVTVLRTISSGRAASSMEFSHYEETPKNISDDIISGAKGEG is encoded by the coding sequence ATGTCAAAGAGGGATTTGTTGTATACAAGGAATATAGGTATTATGGCTCATGTGGATGCTGGGAAGACCACTACCACAGAGCGAATTCTGTATTATACAGGTATAAGTCATAAAATAGGGGAGGTTCACGATGGAGCTGCTACTATGGATTGGATGGCTCAAGAACAAGAGAGAGGTATTACTATCACCTCTGCAGCTACCACCGTACATTGGGAGTATCCTACCGATAATGGTAAAAAAACAGCTGAGACTAAAAATTACAAGATAAATATTATAGACACTCCAGGTCACGTAGATTTTACTGTGGAAGTGGAGCGTTCTTTGAGGGTTTTAGATGGAGCTATTGCTCTTTTTTGTGCTTCTTCAGGTGTAGAGCCTCAGTCTGAGACTGTTTGGAGGCAGGCCGATAAATACGGGGTTCCTCGTATTGCTTTTGTAAATAAAATGGATCGTACTGGTGCTGATTTTTTAAAAGTGGTATCTGAGATAAAGGAAAGACTTGGAGGGGTTCCAATTCCGCTTCAGTTGCCTATTGGTTCGGAAACAGAATTCAAAGGAGTTGTAGACTTGGTAAATAATCGAGCTATAGTTTGGAATGAAGAAGATTTAGGTAAAACGTATAAGGTTATAGATATCCCTGAAGATATGAAAGAGGATGTTTATACTTGGAGATCTAAACTTGTAGAGTCGGTTGCGGAGTCTGATGAAGCTTTGATGGAAAAGTTTTTCGAGGATCCAGATTCTATAACAGAACAAGAGATGTTATCTGCCATAAGGAAGTCTACTTTAAGTATGTCTATTACTCCTGTCATGTGTGGTTCTTCTTTTAAGAATAAAGGTGTTCAAACTCTTTTAGATGCTGTAATGGCGTTTTTGCCTTCTCCTATGGATGTGGATTCCATAGAAGGTATTAATCCTAATAATGAACAAAAAGAGATTAGAAAATCTAATGACTCTGAGCCTTTTTCGGCATTGGCCTTTAAGATTGCTACAGATCCTTTTGTGGGGCGTCTGTGTTTTTTTAGGGTTTATTCGGGCTCATTAAATTCTGGTTCGTATATTTTAAATACTAGAACTGGTAAAAAGGAGCGTATATCTAGGATTTTCCAAATGCATTCTAATAAGCAAAATGCTTTGGATGTTATATCTGCTGGTGATATTGGTGCAGGTGTAGGGTTTAAGGATATACGTACTGGTGATACTCTTTGTGCTGAGAATTCTCCTATAGTTTTAGAGTCGATGTCTTTCCCAGAGCCAGTAATAGGGATAGCTGTGGAGGCTAAGACTCAGGCAGATGTAGAGAAGATGGCTATAGCTTTGGGTAAATTGGCTGAAGAGGATCCTACTTTCCAAGTTAAGACCGATGAGGCATCTGGTCAGACTATAATTTCGGGTATGGGAGAATTGCATTTAGATGTATTGGTAGACCGTTTGAAAAGAGAATTTAAGGTCGAAATAAATCAAGGGGCTCCTAGGGTAGAGTATAAAGAAGCAATTAAGGGTCAGGTAGAGCACAGAGAAGTATATAAAAAGCAGACTGGAGGTAGAGGTAAGTTCGCAGATATAGTTTTCGAGATGTCTCCTTTAGATGAGGGAGAGAAAGGCTTACAATTTGTAAATGCTATAAAGGGAGGTAATATTCCTAAAGAGTACATCCCATCTGTAGAGAAAGGTTTCAAAGAATCTATGAAAAACGGTCCTTTGGCTGGATATGAGTTAGAAGGTATGAAGATTACACTTAAGGATGGTTCTTTCCACCCTGTGGATTCTGATCAGTTATCTTTTGAACTAGCTGCTAAGTTAGGATATAGGTCAGCTGCTAAAAATGCTAAGCCAGTTATATTAGAGCCTATTATGAATTTGGAAGTTGTCACTCCTGAGGAAAATATGGGTGATGTAGTGGGAGATTTGAATAAGAGAAGAGGGTCTATAAAAGGAATGGATAGCAAGGGTAATTCTCAAATTATTAGGGCTTATGTTCCTCTGTCTGAAATGTTTGGATATGTAACGGTTTTGAGAACTATTTCCTCTGGGAGAGCAGCTTCTTCTATGGAGTTCTCACATTATGAAGAAACGCCTAAAAATATATCTGACGATATAATATCAGGGGCAAAAGGTGAGGGATAA
- the rpsC gene encoding 30S ribosomal protein S3 has product MGQKTNPISNRLGIIRGWESNWYGGNDYGNKIVEDNKIRKFIKASLSRANVSRIIIERTLKFITVTITTSRPGYVIGKGGQDVDRLKDKLKILTGKEVQINIVEIRKPELDALLVADSIARQIENRISYKRAIKMAIQATMRINAEGIKVQVAGRLNGVEMARVETYKDGRIPLSTFRADIDYALAEAHTTYGRIGVKVWIMKNEVYGKRELSPLVGLDSKKSRLKGGASDNRFNNRK; this is encoded by the coding sequence ATGGGCCAAAAAACAAATCCAATAAGTAATAGATTAGGTATTATTAGAGGTTGGGAATCTAATTGGTACGGGGGCAATGATTACGGGAATAAGATAGTAGAAGATAATAAGATAAGAAAATTCATCAAGGCTTCTCTTTCTAGAGCTAATGTTTCTCGTATTATTATAGAGAGAACTTTAAAGTTTATCACCGTTACTATAACTACTTCTCGTCCTGGCTATGTGATAGGTAAAGGAGGGCAGGATGTAGATAGGTTAAAAGACAAATTGAAAATTCTCACTGGTAAAGAGGTTCAGATTAATATTGTAGAGATAAGAAAACCTGAGTTAGACGCTTTATTAGTAGCCGATAGTATTGCTCGTCAAATAGAAAATAGGATATCTTACAAGAGAGCTATAAAAATGGCTATTCAAGCTACTATGAGGATAAATGCAGAGGGTATAAAAGTTCAGGTTGCAGGCCGATTAAATGGTGTTGAGATGGCTAGGGTAGAGACTTATAAGGATGGAAGAATACCTCTTTCTACTTTCAGAGCCGATATAGATTACGCCTTGGCCGAAGCGCATACTACTTATGGTAGAATAGGTGTTAAGGTTTGGATTATGAAAAATGAAGTTTACGGTAAGAGAGAGTTATCTCCTTTAGTTGGCTTAGATTCTAAAAAGTCTAGATTAAAAGGAGGAGCAAGTGATAATAGATTTAACAATAGAAAATAA
- the rplD gene encoding 50S ribosomal protein L4, translating into MELSVLNIEGRDTGRKIDLKDSVYGIEPNQHVVYLDVKRYLANNRQGTHKSKERSFVKGSTRKLRKQKGSGLARVGSIKSPIFRGGGRIFGPTPRDYSLKVNKNTKKIARKSVFTIKARENRIKVLEDFSFDVPKTKDFRSILKALDINKKKSLFILPTENKNIYLSSRNFKEANVITASDINTYSLLKASEIILIEGAISKIENILA; encoded by the coding sequence ATGGAATTATCAGTATTAAACATCGAGGGTCGCGACACGGGCAGGAAAATAGATTTAAAAGATTCTGTGTATGGTATAGAGCCAAACCAACACGTCGTTTATTTAGATGTAAAGAGATATTTAGCAAATAATAGACAAGGTACTCATAAGTCAAAAGAGAGATCTTTTGTAAAGGGTAGTACTAGAAAGCTTAGAAAACAAAAGGGGTCTGGTCTAGCTCGTGTTGGAAGTATAAAATCCCCTATATTCAGGGGAGGGGGGCGTATTTTTGGTCCTACTCCTAGGGATTATTCTTTAAAGGTAAATAAGAACACAAAAAAGATAGCGAGAAAATCGGTATTTACCATCAAAGCTAGAGAAAATAGAATAAAAGTTTTAGAAGATTTTTCTTTTGACGTTCCTAAGACAAAAGATTTTAGATCTATATTGAAGGCTTTAGATATCAACAAAAAAAAGTCTTTATTTATATTGCCAACAGAAAATAAAAATATATATTTGTCGTCTCGAAATTTTAAGGAGGCTAATGTTATAACTGCCTCTGATATAAACACTTATTCTCTTTTAAAGGCTTCTGAAATTATACTTATTGAGGGAGCTATTAGTAAGATAGAAAATATTTTAGCTTAA
- the rpsH gene encoding 30S ribosomal protein S8, whose protein sequence is MLTDPIADYLTRIRNSALARNKVVEIPSTKIKRELTKILYDQGFILSYKFDDLGPAKSVIKIALKYDKTTNESVLKKLVRVSKPGLRKYCSSKEIPRVLNGLGLAIVSTSNGVMTGKQAKKENVGGEVLCYIS, encoded by the coding sequence ATGTTAACAGATCCTATAGCAGATTATCTGACTAGAATAAGGAATTCAGCCCTTGCTAGAAATAAGGTTGTTGAAATTCCTTCGACTAAGATAAAAAGAGAGTTGACGAAAATTTTGTATGATCAAGGGTTTATATTGAGTTATAAATTTGATGATTTAGGTCCTGCTAAGAGTGTGATAAAAATAGCTCTTAAATACGATAAAACTACTAATGAAAGTGTTTTGAAAAAACTCGTGCGTGTGAGTAAACCTGGATTGAGAAAGTACTGTTCTTCTAAAGAGATACCTAGAGTTTTAAACGGTTTAGGTTTGGCTATTGTTTCGACCTCTAATGGTGTGATGACTGGCAAACAAGCAAAGAAAGAAAATGTGGGAGGTGAAGTTTTGTGTTACATTTCGTAA
- the rpsJ gene encoding 30S ribosomal protein S10: MSHKIRIKLKSYDYNLVDKSAEKIIKTVKSTGAIVSGPIPLPTHKRFFTVLRSPHVNKKSREQFQLVSSKRLLDIYSSSSRTIDALMKLELPSGVEVELKV; encoded by the coding sequence ATGAGTCATAAAATTAGGATAAAGTTAAAGTCGTACGATTATAATTTGGTAGATAAATCTGCAGAGAAGATTATAAAAACTGTTAAGTCTACGGGAGCTATTGTAAGTGGTCCTATTCCACTTCCGACCCATAAGAGGTTTTTTACAGTTTTGCGTTCTCCACATGTCAATAAAAAATCTAGAGAACAGTTTCAATTAGTATCTTCCAAGAGGTTGTTAGATATTTATAGTTCTTCTTCTAGAACTATAGATGCTTTGATGAAGTTGGAATTGCCTAGTGGGGTGGAGGTAGAATTGAAAGTTTAA
- the rplR gene encoding 50S ribosomal protein L18, which translates to MAVLTKRARRNRIKLRIRKIISGTPQRPRLSVFRSNKSIYAQIIDDVSGKTLVSSSSREKDFAKNTGTKTEIATLVGKSIAEKAVEIGIGTCYFDRNGYLYHGRVKALADGAREQGLKF; encoded by the coding sequence ATGGCAGTATTGACTAAAAGGGCTAGAAGGAATAGAATAAAGCTTAGGATTAGAAAGATAATTTCTGGGACACCCCAGAGGCCTAGGCTTTCTGTTTTTAGAAGTAATAAGAGTATTTACGCTCAGATTATAGATGATGTATCTGGTAAGACCTTGGTTTCTAGTTCTTCTAGAGAGAAGGATTTTGCTAAAAATACTGGCACTAAAACTGAGATAGCTACCTTAGTGGGTAAAAGTATAGCTGAAAAAGCTGTAGAGATTGGTATTGGAACTTGTTATTTTGACAGAAATGGATATTTGTATCACGGTAGAGTTAAAGCTTTAGCAGATGGAGCTAGAGAACAAGGTTTAAAATTTTAA
- the rplV gene encoding 50S ribosomal protein L22, with protein sequence MGVRKRNSAEKLADVRRSLAYAKLNSCPTSPRKMRLVADLIRGVEINKAISVLKYCPKASSITLEKLLYSAVVNWQSKNENDKIEDQNLIVKEVQVNSASSIKRMRPAPQGRGHRIRKRSNHVIITIGNKEEKNTKNTVK encoded by the coding sequence ATGGGCGTTAGAAAAAGAAATTCAGCTGAGAAATTAGCAGATGTTAGGAGGTCCTTAGCTTATGCTAAGCTAAATAGTTGTCCTACTTCTCCCAGGAAGATGCGTCTTGTAGCGGATCTGATAAGGGGAGTTGAGATAAATAAAGCTATAAGTGTACTTAAGTACTGTCCCAAGGCTTCATCTATAACTTTGGAGAAGTTATTGTATTCAGCTGTTGTTAACTGGCAATCTAAAAATGAAAATGATAAGATTGAGGATCAAAATTTGATAGTTAAAGAAGTGCAGGTTAATAGTGCTTCTTCTATTAAAAGGATGAGGCCTGCTCCACAGGGTAGAGGACATAGAATAAGAAAGCGTTCTAATCACGTTATTATAACGATTGGAAATAAGGAGGAAAAAAACACGAAAAATACTGTTAAATAG
- the rpmC gene encoding 50S ribosomal protein L29 — protein MKQSEVNGLSVDQLKEKISEKKALYLKLKMEHAVTPLPNPMELRSTRRDISRINTELTKKIQE, from the coding sequence ATGAAGCAATCAGAAGTTAATGGTCTTTCTGTTGATCAGTTAAAAGAGAAGATATCAGAGAAAAAGGCTCTATATCTCAAATTGAAGATGGAGCATGCGGTAACTCCTTTGCCTAATCCTATGGAGTTAAGGTCTACTAGAAGGGATATTTCTAGAATTAATACTGAGTTGACTAAAAAGATACAAGAGTAA
- the rplB gene encoding 50S ribosomal protein L2, which translates to MATRKLKPTTPGQRFKIDNMFSALSGSSSPEKSLLSTKNRSGGRNNSGRITVPHRGGGHKKRYRIIDFKRDKQNIPSVVKSIEYDPNRTAFIALLFYADGEKRYVIAQNGLKVGQTLLSGETVAPDVGNCLPLFKIPLGTVISCIELNPGQGASIARGAGASAQLVARDGKYAIIKLPSGQVRMILKTCFATVGVVSNSDHQLVVKGKAGKNRWLGKRPRTRPVVMNPVDHPMGGGEGKASGGHPRSKNGIPAKGYKTRSKTKSSNRYIIEQSKKKR; encoded by the coding sequence ATGGCGACAAGAAAATTAAAACCAACTACTCCTGGACAGAGATTCAAGATAGATAATATGTTTTCAGCTCTTTCGGGTAGTAGTTCACCCGAGAAGAGTTTATTGTCTACAAAAAATCGTAGCGGAGGTCGTAATAATAGTGGTAGAATAACTGTTCCTCACAGAGGGGGCGGACATAAGAAGAGATATCGTATAATAGACTTTAAGAGAGATAAGCAGAACATCCCGTCTGTAGTGAAATCTATAGAGTACGATCCTAACAGAACAGCTTTTATAGCTCTGTTATTCTATGCAGATGGAGAAAAGAGGTATGTCATAGCTCAGAATGGTTTAAAGGTAGGTCAGACTCTCTTATCTGGAGAAACTGTAGCTCCTGATGTAGGTAATTGTTTGCCGTTATTTAAAATCCCTTTGGGTACTGTGATTTCTTGTATAGAGTTAAATCCAGGTCAGGGAGCTTCCATAGCTAGAGGTGCAGGTGCCTCTGCTCAATTGGTGGCTAGAGATGGTAAGTATGCTATTATAAAACTTCCTTCAGGACAAGTTAGGATGATATTGAAAACTTGTTTTGCAACTGTAGGTGTAGTTTCTAATTCAGATCATCAACTAGTTGTAAAGGGTAAGGCTGGAAAGAATAGATGGTTAGGGAAGAGACCTAGAACACGTCCTGTTGTTATGAACCCTGTGGATCATCCTATGGGGGGTGGTGAAGGTAAGGCCTCTGGTGGTCATCCTAGGTCTAAGAATGGTATTCCTGCAAAAGGATACAAGACTAGATCTAAGACTAAGTCTAGTAATAGATATATAATTGAGCAAAGTAAAAAGAAAAGGTAA